In the Dehalococcoidia bacterium genome, one interval contains:
- a CDS encoding copper resistance protein CopC: protein MRKLLLPAAIASLGLWASLSPPQASAQPTLVSSYPGPDSRLGQPPPVVRLCFSEPLAHASPSQYRASVTDALGTPLPATIAFSQDATCLLLTPQWPQGSKGRFSVFFQVRSQATGEPTTGSLSFQVGVGAARPDLLRYPLLTAIAAAGAAFLGLLLAGLRRLVGYEPHRPRREAQTSSHH from the coding sequence ATGCGCAAGCTGCTCTTACCCGCCGCTATCGCCTCCCTGGGGCTGTGGGCCTCCCTCTCCCCTCCCCAGGCCTCGGCTCAGCCCACCCTTGTGAGCTCCTATCCTGGCCCTGACTCCCGCCTCGGCCAGCCTCCCCCCGTGGTCCGCCTCTGCTTCAGCGAGCCCCTGGCCCACGCCAGCCCATCCCAGTACAGGGCATCCGTCACTGATGCCCTGGGCACTCCCTTGCCCGCTACCATCGCCTTCAGCCAGGACGCCACCTGCCTGCTGCTGACGCCCCAGTGGCCGCAAGGGTCCAAGGGCCGGTTCTCGGTCTTCTTCCAGGTGCGTTCCCAGGCCACGGGAGAGCCCACCACTGGCTCTCTCTCCTTCCAGGTGGGTGTGGGTGCCGCCCGCCCCGACCTCCTCCGCTACCCCCTCCTGACGGCCATCGCCGCCGCGGGGGCTGCCTTTTTGGGGCTTCTCCTGGCCGGCCTGCGCCGCCTGGTGGGCTACGAGCCCCACCGCCCCCGTCGCGAGGCACAGACCTCCTCCCACCACTGA